From a region of the Streptomyces sp. NBC_01454 genome:
- a CDS encoding NADH:flavin oxidoreductase/NADH oxidase → MSALFEPLSLRSLTVPNRLWMAPMCQYSAAPEGPDTGAPGDWHFQHLAARAVGGTGLILVEATAVSPEGRISPYDLGLWNDTQTEAFRRITGFLKEQGTVPGIQLAHAGRKASTERGWVNRGGPILPGQRHGWEPVGPSPVPFDEGYQAPAELSVAQIGEIVAQFAATARRALAAGFEVIEIHGAHGYLINEFLSPFTNRRTDGYGGSYENRTRFAREVVDAVREVWPDELPVFFRISATDWLTEDESDPRMGWTADDTVRFARDLRERGIDLLDTSTGGNAPDAKIATGPGYQVPFAERVKKESGLAVGAVGLITEPRQAEKILTDGQADAVLLGRELLRNPSFARQAARELGAPITVPPQYLRAA, encoded by the coding sequence GTGAGCGCACTGTTCGAGCCCCTCTCCCTCCGCTCGCTGACCGTCCCGAACCGTCTCTGGATGGCGCCCATGTGCCAGTACTCCGCGGCCCCCGAGGGTCCGGACACGGGCGCGCCCGGGGACTGGCACTTCCAGCATCTGGCCGCACGAGCGGTGGGCGGCACCGGACTGATCCTCGTCGAGGCGACCGCGGTGAGCCCCGAGGGGCGCATCAGCCCGTACGACCTCGGGCTGTGGAACGACACCCAGACCGAGGCGTTCCGGCGCATCACCGGCTTCCTCAAGGAGCAGGGGACGGTGCCGGGGATCCAGCTCGCCCATGCCGGGCGGAAGGCGTCCACCGAGCGCGGCTGGGTGAACCGTGGCGGGCCGATCCTCCCCGGTCAGCGCCACGGCTGGGAGCCGGTCGGGCCGAGCCCGGTGCCGTTCGACGAGGGCTACCAGGCCCCCGCGGAGCTGTCCGTCGCGCAGATCGGGGAGATCGTCGCGCAGTTCGCCGCCACCGCGCGACGGGCGCTGGCCGCGGGCTTCGAGGTGATCGAGATCCACGGTGCGCACGGCTATCTGATCAATGAGTTCCTCTCGCCGTTCACCAACCGGCGCACCGACGGGTACGGCGGTTCGTACGAGAACCGGACCCGCTTCGCACGGGAGGTCGTGGACGCCGTGCGCGAGGTGTGGCCCGACGAACTGCCGGTCTTCTTCCGGATCTCGGCGACCGACTGGCTCACCGAGGACGAGAGCGACCCGCGCATGGGCTGGACCGCCGACGACACCGTGCGCTTCGCCCGTGACCTGCGCGAGCGCGGCATCGATCTGCTGGACACCTCCACGGGCGGCAACGCACCGGACGCGAAGATCGCCACCGGGCCCGGCTACCAGGTGCCGTTCGCGGAGCGGGTGAAGAAGGAGAGCGGTCTGGCGGTGGGCGCGGTCGGTCTGATCACCGAGCCGCGGCAGGCCGAGAAGATCCTCACGGACGGCCAGGCCGACGCCGTGCTGCTCGGCCGGGAACTCCTGCGCAACCCCAGCTTCGCGCGGCAGGCGGCGCGGGAGCTGGGTGCGCCGATCACCGTGCCGCCGCAGTACCTCCGGGCCGCCTGA